AATATCCTGATCCACTGCCTTTAAGGACGTAATGAAGCGCAAAGCTCCAACTGTTTCATCATTAGCTTTCAGAGGATAAGCCACAGCCATTATCTTTTGCTCATTTAGTTGCCCAATCCATTGTCCCATTTTGCCAGCTAACGCTTCTTTAATATCATTCGCCGGCGCATTTCCCGGGGGGATAACGCCCAGGGAATCCATGACGATATTACCGTTCTTGTCAACTATTTCCACTTCAGCGTTGCTTTGATTCCAAAAAGCGTCCACATTATATAAGACATTTTCCTCAAGAGAGGTGTCGGAAAAATACTTAGCATATAAATCCGCTGAAATCTTAATTTGGTTGGTGAGACTGCCTTCCAGACTGCCATAATAGTTTTGGCGCACAGTATAAATGAGAAGAACTTCGAGAATCGTCACGGTAATAATAATGATAATCATAAAATTGGCCGTCAGCCTGCCTCGAATTCCTTTCATGCTATGATTCCTGCTGCCAGCGATAGCCGGAACCCCAGATGGTCTTAATATATTTCGGCTGCGAAGGCTCGTCCTCAATTTTTTCCCGTAAGCGCCTAATGTGGACATCCAAGGTTTTGGTATCTCCAAAATAATCATCACCCCAAACAGTATTCAGCATTTCTTCCCGTTTGAGTGCCCTCCCAGGATTTTTCATAAATACTTTCAGTAAAGCAAACTCAATGGGAGTCAGCTCTACTTCTTGGTCATTTTTATAAAGTTTATTAGCTGTAATATCCAGGCTTAAATCCCCGCATTTGTACACTTCTTTGCTGACTCTAATATTCATCCCCCGCCGCAGGATGGCTTTAATTCGAGCTATTAATTCCAAGGGGTTAAAAGGTTTGACCATGTAATCATCGGCCCCTAATTCCAGTCCCAAAATTTTATCTGTATCCTGACCTTTGGCCGTGAGCATAATCACGAAGGTTTCGGGAATGGTTTCCCTGATTTGCTGGCAAACTTCCAAGCCGCTGATTCCCGGCAGCATCAGGTCCAGCACAACAACTTTGGGAACAAAGGTCTTCAGCATAGCCAGGGCATCTTCACCAGTGGCCGTATCACTCACCAAGTAACCGGCTGCGCTTAAATTAAGGGTAATAAAGCGCCGGATAGATTCTTCATCTTCCACGACCAGCACTTTCACTTTTTCATCATTCATCTGACCACTCCGTCGAATAGTATTTTGCAAGGGCTCGTTAATACTATTCTAAACTATTTTCTAGGAAAATGAGCGAATCCCAGCAATTTTTCATAATTATCTTATTGGGTTAACCCTGCAGGAAAAACAACCGGCCTAACATGGGGATCCAGTACCCCAAAGGAGAAGCCTTGGTCTTTTAGAATTTTAATAATCTTAGGCAGTGCTTCAATGGTTGTATCCTTGCCTGCCAGATCATGCAGCAAGATGACCACTCGTTCCTTCCCTTGAATTTGTTCTTCCACTTGCTGCACCAGCTGGTCTGCCGGCATTAAATGAACTCTGGTATCTCCCGGATCAACATTCCAGTCCTCCATCAAGTAACCCTCGGCGTCAACAGCATTAAAATAGTTGATATTGAAATGTCCCACGGTTCCGCCAGGCGCACGAACTATTTGCGGCCTTATGCCAATGGTCTGATAGAATATTTCCTCAGCTTTTTTGACGTCGGCCAAAAAGTCCTGAGGACTCATGTAAACTTCAGCCATGTTATGGGAATAGGTATGATTGCCTATGGCATGATTCTGTTCATACTCAGCTTTGAGCAAATCAGGGTAAAGCTCCGCTTGCTTGCCCAGGTCAAAAAAAGTGGCGCGGACATTTTCCTCAGCTAAAATAGCAAGGATTTTAGGGGTTGTACTGGGATAAGGACCGTCATCAAAGGTTAAGTAAGCCATCTTGCCCTCTTCAGGATTGAAGCGCCGCTCCCGCATAGCCAGCCCCGGGGCTGTGGGCGGGTTGCCTGCTTCATCATAGTAGGGATGAACAGGGGTATCAGGAGTACCTGGCAAAGGGGTTGGAGCTAATTCTTCAGGCTGTGTATTTGCGGCAATAACCTTCGAGGGTGATTCGGAATTGACAGGATTCTGATCTAAAACTTCCTCTGATGGTTCCGTCCCAGGCTGAGGTTCCACAGCTGGGGAAACCACTTCTTCAGCTTCTGCTGGGGGAAGGCTGTCCGCCACTTGAGCAGGAGCCGGCTCTTCCGGATAGTCCTGGGAGAGAGGCTGAGAATCCAGGGAGACAGAAGAGGGTTCAACTCTCTCTCCAGCCTTATCCCCCGCTGGGGAATCCTTCAGCTGAACCGCTGTTCTCTCATTTGTTTGGGTTGCCTTGCTCCAATGGGGAAACATACCTACTCCTATTACTGTGAAAACTAAAAAGCAGACTAGAAATATTACGCTGCCTAAAATTTTTATTTTGGACATGTTTCTCCCTTCCTCTCTCTCCATCTTGTCCATGTCAAATTAAAATCGCTCTCTCGCGTTACTTCTACAATACACTAAATCTGGCCAGGGTTTTTTACAGAGATATTAATAATAGTTACAAAAAAGTTAAAAGTTTAAATGAGGCCATGCAATGGGTTCGCTCGTGTGGACGAAGTTGCCCTTGCTTTCGGGTCCACGGATTCTTTTTGATGCGTAGTCTTGGGTCTTTTTCAGAGCAGTGCTAAAAGCCCGTCTCCTTAAGGAAACGGGCTTTTAGCACTGCTTTTGATAATATTAATAAACACCTCAAGTTTTAGTTTTGCTATAACTGCAAGGGCTATTCTTCCCAAATCCCCGGAAGGAGCCCCCCTGGGTTCCAGGTCAAATTCGTCAGCGCTGACGAATTTGGATATCCTCATAATGCTGCCGACCTGCTGGCCTTTCTCCTGCTTATTTCAGGATATGCGGCCAGTCCTAAGCATGTGAGGAATACCTCATTTAAACTGACTGCAGCCCCTTAAAACCCCGTATGCTCTGTCCTGTTGATAATCTCCTCCTGCAGGGCTTCACTCAGATCACAGAAATAATCACTGTAACCTGCCACCCGCACAATCAAATCCCGGTACTTTTCCGGTTCAGCCTGAGCGGCCCGCAGGGTCTTGGCGCTGACAACGTTAAACTGAATATGATGTCCTCCCAGTTTGAAATAGGAGCGGACCAGCTGAGCCAGTTTATCCAGGCCCTCTTCCCCCTCCAGGACTTGAGGGGTGAACTTCATGTTCAGCAAGGTCCCTCCTGTCCGGGAATGATCCAGCTTGGCGGCGGATTTAATCACCGCCGTAGGGCCCAAAAGGTCCATTCCCTGAACAGGAGATATGCCTTCCGAGAGGGGTTCCCCGGCTCTCCGCCCCTCAGCCGAGGCCCCCATTACTGAGCCAAAATAAACATGGCAGGTGGTAGGCAGCATATTGACCCGGTAAAAACCGCTTTTAGTATTGGGCCGGCCATTGACCTCAGCATAGTAGGCATTGAAAATCTCCGCCATGATCTCATCGGCGAAGTCATGATCATTACCGAAGTGGGGCGTTTTATTAATGAGGAGCTGGCGCACCGCTTCCTGCCCGGAAAAATCCGAGTCCAAGGCCTTAAGGAGCTGGTCCATCCCCAGTCGTTTCTCCGTAAAGACATGATATTTAATACTGCTTAAACTATCCGTCAGACTCCCTAAGCCCACCCCCTGAACATAGCTGGTGTTGTAGCGGGCGCCGCCGGCGTTGTAATCCTGGCCTTTAGCAATACAGTCATCAATTAAGAGAGAAAGGAAAGGCGCCGGCATGTAAGCAGCATAAAGGCGTTCAATAATATTGCTGCCTTTAATCTTTATGTCCATGAAGTAATGAACCTGCTCCTTAAATGCTGCAAAGAGCTCCTCAAAGGATTGGAATGTCCGGGGATCTCCTGTTTTAATCCCCAGCTGCTGCCCGGTCCGGGGATCTAAGCCATCATGAAGCACTAATTCGAGAATTTTCGGCAGGTTAAAATACCCTGTTAAAATATAGCTTTCTTTGCCAAAGGCCCCAGTCTCCACACAGCCGCTGGTCCCACCCTGCCGGGCATCCTCAATGGATTTCCCCTGGCGCAGGAGCTCTTCCACCACCGTGTCGGCATTAAAGACGGAGGGCTGGCCCCAGCCTTTGCGAATAATTCGCGCCGCCCGCTTCAGGAAGCGATCCGGATTTTTCTTGCTCAGCTGAATGTTGGAGCTGGGCTGCAAAAGCCGCATTTCATCGATAACATCTAAGACAAGATAGGTAACATCGTTGACCCCGTCAGCCCCATTGGCCTGCAGGCCGCCGCTGTTGATATTGGCAAAATCCGTATAGGTTCCGCTTTCCGCAGCTGTGACCCCTACTTTAGGCGGGGCAGGCTGGTTATTGAATTTCACCCAAAAGCACTGGAGGAGTTCTCGGGCCTGCTCCTCATCTAAAGTCCCCTCAGCCAGACCTTTTTTATAGAAAGGATACAAATGCTGGTCCAGTCGTCCTGGACTAAAAGCATCCCAGGTATTCAGTTCAATGATCACTCCTAAATGGACAAACCAATAGGCCTGCAGCGCTTCCCAGAAATCCCGGGGAGGGTTGGCCGGGACATGAGTGCAGACGTCAGCAATCCTCTCCAGTTCTTTCCGTCGGGCCTCGTCAGTTTCAGCCTGAGCCAGCTCCCGGGCTTTCTCGGCGTGCCGCTGGGCAAAACGGATGATAGCCTGAGCACAAATGGCCATGGCTTTTAACTCTTCCTGCTTTTCATAGGCTTCCCTATCCAGCAGGTAATCCAGCTTATCTAAATGCTCCTGGATTTTAGCCAGCAGATCTAGGAAGCCCAGGCGATATATTTTATCGTCCAGCACCGTGTGCCCAGGTGCTCTCTGTTCCATGAACTCAGTAAAGATTCCGGCATCATAGGCTGCTTTCCACTCTGGAGACATTTCCACAAAGATCATATCCCGCATGGAGTTGCCCTGCCAATAAGGGATAATCTTATCTGCATAAGCCCTGCGAATTTCCGGGCTGACTTTGAAAGCGATTTTAGGGCGGGAATTTAGAATATCCAAGTCCTCCAAACTATGGCAGCAGAGTTCCGGGTAAGTATAGGTAGCCTTGGGAGCCGGTCCTCGCTCTCCTACAATTAACTCTCCCTCGTTAATACAGATTTCTTTATGTTCCAACATATATTTAAAGGCTAAAGCCCGCTGAACAGGAACTGAAGTTTTTCCTGACGAACGGTAGAATTCTGTCATCAGCTCCGCTCTTTCCCCTGAGATATAGGCTTCCGTCTCCAGGCTGTTTTGCCTAAGCTTAGTTACTCGATCATTCATACTATCTTCACTCCTTTGTTTATAGGGACAACACAATAGAACCTATGTAAACCAAGCCCAATATAATATATCAAAATAATAAGCTGAAAGAGGTATGTACCATGCTGAATCTTTGGGACACCATTTGCCTCCCGAAAAAATTGTTAGAAGTTGTCAGTATTCCCAATACCCTTTATAAATCTCAACAAGGCAAATATTTTGTCGGCCAGACAGAATCATTAATCTTCAGCAATACAACTAACGCTTGGGGAGGATTGTTCAATCCCACTGACTCAGGTGTCAATCTGTTTGCCAACGTCTATACCATTTCCAACTTTTCCAACGCTCCCATCTTAGCCCAATTGTGGTTCAATACCACTCCGCCCGGCACAGGCAGCAAATCAACAAAATTCAGCCCTTCTGACACAGCTCTGCTCAAACCCCCTGTTCCCAAGGTGGAAATTCGTTATCAGGAAAATGTCAGTGATGTTCCCAGCGGCGGAGTCAATGTTTTCGACCGGATCGTTCCCCCGGGCACAACCCTGGTCAGTGAAGAAGACGGAAAATTGATTTTCCCTTCAGGAGGCAACTTGGTTCTCTTTTTATCCGCCCTGGAGCCGGCTATTGATTCCTACGAAGCTCTTATCGCCTTTGGCTGGTGGGAAGATAAAAAGTAAACCTTAGCGCCCTAATCCGGATTATCCTCCGATGCTAACCTTCAAACCATACTGCTCCAGCCTCTTCTTTATCTCTGCCATATAATCATCACCGGGAGGCTGGAGATCCAACAACGGATAGTCAAGCCCCAAGCGCCGGTATTTTTCCACACCTGCCTGATGGTAAGGGAGACAATGAAC
This Desulfosporosinus orientis DSM 765 DNA region includes the following protein-coding sequences:
- a CDS encoding response regulator transcription factor, producing MNDEKVKVLVVEDEESIRRFITLNLSAAGYLVSDTATGEDALAMLKTFVPKVVVLDLMLPGISGLEVCQQIRETIPETFVIMLTAKGQDTDKILGLELGADDYMVKPFNPLELIARIKAILRRGMNIRVSKEVYKCGDLSLDITANKLYKNDQEVELTPIEFALLKVFMKNPGRALKREEMLNTVWGDDYFGDTKTLDVHIRRLREKIEDEPSQPKYIKTIWGSGYRWQQES
- a CDS encoding polysaccharide deacetylase family protein, whose product is MSKIKILGSVIFLVCFLVFTVIGVGMFPHWSKATQTNERTAVQLKDSPAGDKAGERVEPSSVSLDSQPLSQDYPEEPAPAQVADSLPPAEAEEVVSPAVEPQPGTEPSEEVLDQNPVNSESPSKVIAANTQPEELAPTPLPGTPDTPVHPYYDEAGNPPTAPGLAMRERRFNPEEGKMAYLTFDDGPYPSTTPKILAILAEENVRATFFDLGKQAELYPDLLKAEYEQNHAIGNHTYSHNMAEVYMSPQDFLADVKKAEEIFYQTIGIRPQIVRAPGGTVGHFNINYFNAVDAEGYLMEDWNVDPGDTRVHLMPADQLVQQVEEQIQGKERVVILLHDLAGKDTTIEALPKIIKILKDQGFSFGVLDPHVRPVVFPAGLTQ
- the hypD gene encoding trans-4-hydroxy-L-proline dehydratase, producing MNDRVTKLRQNSLETEAYISGERAELMTEFYRSSGKTSVPVQRALAFKYMLEHKEICINEGELIVGERGPAPKATYTYPELCCHSLEDLDILNSRPKIAFKVSPEIRRAYADKIIPYWQGNSMRDMIFVEMSPEWKAAYDAGIFTEFMEQRAPGHTVLDDKIYRLGFLDLLAKIQEHLDKLDYLLDREAYEKQEELKAMAICAQAIIRFAQRHAEKARELAQAETDEARRKELERIADVCTHVPANPPRDFWEALQAYWFVHLGVIIELNTWDAFSPGRLDQHLYPFYKKGLAEGTLDEEQARELLQCFWVKFNNQPAPPKVGVTAAESGTYTDFANINSGGLQANGADGVNDVTYLVLDVIDEMRLLQPSSNIQLSKKNPDRFLKRAARIIRKGWGQPSVFNADTVVEELLRQGKSIEDARQGGTSGCVETGAFGKESYILTGYFNLPKILELVLHDGLDPRTGQQLGIKTGDPRTFQSFEELFAAFKEQVHYFMDIKIKGSNIIERLYAAYMPAPFLSLLIDDCIAKGQDYNAGGARYNTSYVQGVGLGSLTDSLSSIKYHVFTEKRLGMDQLLKALDSDFSGQEAVRQLLINKTPHFGNDHDFADEIMAEIFNAYYAEVNGRPNTKSGFYRVNMLPTTCHVYFGSVMGASAEGRRAGEPLSEGISPVQGMDLLGPTAVIKSAAKLDHSRTGGTLLNMKFTPQVLEGEEGLDKLAQLVRSYFKLGGHHIQFNVVSAKTLRAAQAEPEKYRDLIVRVAGYSDYFCDLSEALQEEIINRTEHTGF
- a CDS encoding DUF6143 family protein, which translates into the protein MLNLWDTICLPKKLLEVVSIPNTLYKSQQGKYFVGQTESLIFSNTTNAWGGLFNPTDSGVNLFANVYTISNFSNAPILAQLWFNTTPPGTGSKSTKFSPSDTALLKPPVPKVEIRYQENVSDVPSGGVNVFDRIVPPGTTLVSEEDGKLIFPSGGNLVLFLSALEPAIDSYEALIAFGWWEDKK